One genomic window of Cydia fagiglandana chromosome 20, ilCydFagi1.1, whole genome shotgun sequence includes the following:
- the LOC134674886 gene encoding uncharacterized protein LOC134674886, producing the protein MLWRLSIYILFLFYHTSNGQIELIPLGNSSENGKKILIGDKDRDFIKTLKAKRPPGINTLLPSQWALGPEGTPQWPNGEIKVYIDSDSYGDGIAGRVMDTLNKFQGHDGHLCPQIQRLKEKPTETEPVGSWLHVTNPDRVRPCVHDAGVDHSGEIKIVLGYDCLKPREILHTVLHGLGFRDEVTHPQRDLFVRVMWENIQPAFRSMFRILSVDTKDAGLMEYDPLSVMHFHDRAYSLNGRPTIMPMLPGLQVEPSDELSHLDKMKIKRMFSHECKKRLVGNVIHRTCASYDELKGEDIPANNGNGCPPVNTPGNDGDHIVIPGNDVKIEGDDQGANGNDVNDDQTGMDMEVGDGPSDNVIIPGNDVKVADSGVSDNDAGDGKVLVGDVNANEAVSDMSVEAETDKPVKEMKKLAGKGKLGANNTNKMLPGLKVEPSDELSHLDKMKIKRMFSHECKKRLVGNVIHRTCASYDELKGEDIPANNGNGCPPVNTPGNDGDHIVIPGNDVKIEGDDQEAIGNDVNDDQTGMDMEVGDGPSDNVIIPGNDVKVADSGVSDNDAGDLNANEAVSDMSVESETAKPVKKFKKLSDKGKLDAYNNNNIPDEEAIVVGYGPKK; encoded by the exons ATGTTGTGGAGACTttctatttatatattatttttattttaccacaCTAGCAATGGTCAAATTGAGCTAA taccaCTCGGCAATTCATCagaaaatggaaaaaaaatattaattggaGATAAAGATCGGGATTTTATAAAAACCTTGAAAGCTAAAAGGCCGCCTGGCATAAATACTCTGCTGCCTTCACAATGGGCGCTGGGGCCCGAGGGAACGCCTCAATGGCCTAACGGAGAGATCAAAGTCTATATCGACAGCGATTCTTATG GTGATGGCATAGCGGGACGCGTGATGGACACACTTAACAAATTTCAAGGCCATGATGGCCACCTCTGCCCCCAAATACAGAGGTTGAAAGAGAAGCCGACTGAGACTGAGCCGGTTGGGAGCTGGTTGCACGTCACCAATCCGGACCGAGTGCGGCCGTGCGTCCACGACGCGGGAGTTGACCACAGTGGAGAAATT AAAATAGTGCTAGGATATGACTGCTTGAAGCCACGGGAGATTCTGCACACGGTCCTGCACGGTCTCGGTTTTCGCGATGAGGTGACCCACCCGCAGCGGGACCTCTTTGTCAGGGTCATGTGGGAGAACATACAGCCAG CGTTCAGATCGATGTTCCGAATCCTGTCAGTGGATACGAAAGACGCCGGCCTGATGGAGTACGACCCTCTGAGCGTAATGCACTTCCACGACCGAGCCTACAGCCTCAACGGGCGCCCCACCATCATGCCGATG CTTCCAGGATTGCAAGTAGAGCCTTCAGAcgaactgtcgcatctagacaaaATGAAGATTAAAAGGATGTTCAGTCACGAATGCAAGAAGCGCCTAGTCGGCAACGTTATACACCGTACATGTGCCAGTTACGACGAACTTAAAGGAGAGGACATACCAGCAAATAATGGCAATGGATGTCCTCCTGTTAACACTCCTGGTAATGACGGAGACCATATTGTAATACCCGGCAACGACGTTAAAATAGAAGGCGATGACCAAGGAGCGAACGGTAATGACGTTAATGATGACCAAACAGGAATGGACATGGAAGTTGGAGACGGCCCTAGTGACAATGTCATAATACCCGGCAATGATGTAAAAGTGGCTGATAGTGGAGTCTCTGATAACGATGCTGGCGACGGGAAAGTTTTAGTAGGCGACGTGAATGCAAACGAAGCAGTTAGTGACATGTCAGTAGAAGCTGAAACAGATAAGCCCGTAAAAGAAATGAAAAAGCTTGCAGGTAAAGGCAAGCTAGGTGCaaataatactaataaaatG cTTCCAGGATTGAAAGTCGAACCTTCAGAcgaactgtcgcatctagacaagATGAAGATCAAACGAATGTTCAGTCACGAATGCAAGAAGCGCCTAGTCGGCAACGTTATACACCGTACATGTGCCAGTTACGATGAACTTAAAGGAGAGGACATACCAGCTAATAATGGCAATGGATGTCCTCCTGTTAACACTCCTGGTAATGACGGAGACCATATTGTAATACCCGGCAACGATGTTAAAATAGAAGGCGATGACCAAGAAGCGATCGGTAATGACGTTAATGATGACCAAACAGGAATGGACATGGAAGTTGGAGACGGCCCTAGTGACAATGTCATAATACCCGGCAATGATGTAAAAGTGGCTGATAGTGGAGTCTCTGATAACGATGCTGGCGACTTGAATGCAAACGAAGCAGTTAGTGACATGTCAGTAGAATCTGAAACAGCTAAGCccgtcaaaaaatttaaaaagctTTCGGATAAGGGCAAGTTAGatgcatataataataataatattcccGACGAGGAGGCTATTGTCGTTGGGTACGGACCCAAAAAATAA
- the LOC134674926 gene encoding actin-related protein 2/3 complex subunit 4, whose translation MSATLKPYLTAVRHTLTAAMCLEHFSSQVVERYNKPEVEVRTSKELLLNPVVISRNANEKVLIESSINSIRVSIMIKQADEIEKILCKKFMRFMMMRAENFIVLRRKPVDGYNISFLITNFHTEQMFKHKLVDFVIYFMEEIDKEISEMKLAVNARARICSEEFLKRF comes from the coding sequence ATGTCGGCGACTCTGAAACCATATCTAACGGCCGTGCGCCATACACTAACTGCCGCGATGTGTTTAGAGCATTTCTCATCGCAGGTCGTGGAGCGATACAACAAGCCCGAGGTCGAGGTTAGAACGAGTAAAGAACTCTTGCTGAATCCCGTCGTCATATCTCGTAATGCCAACGAGAAAGTGCTAATAGAGTCCTCCATAAACTCTATTAGAGTGAGTATTATGATCAAACAGGCCGATGAGATTGAGAAGATCTTGTGTAAAAAGTTCATGCGTTTCATGATGATGCGCGCAGAGAACTTCATCGTTTTGAGGCGGAAACCCGTCGACGGGTACAACATCAGCTTCCTGATCACCAACTTCCACACGGAACAGATGTTCAAGCACAAATTAGTGGATTTCGTTATATATTTCATGGAAGAAATTGATAAGGAAATCAGTGAAATGAAACTGGCGGTTAACGCTCGCGCACGTATTTGTTCCGAGGAGTTTTTGAAGCGTTTCTAA
- the LOC134674712 gene encoding ras-related protein Rab-35, with amino-acid sequence MAREFDHLFKLLIIGDSGVGKSCLLLRFADNTFSGSYITTIGVDFKIRTLELNGERVKLQIWDTAGQERFRTITSTYYRGTHGVIVVYDVTNGESFANVKRWLHEIEQNCDVVNKVLVGNKNDCPSRKVVVTEDAQRFASQMNIPLFETSAKENINVEEMFLTITKMVLRSKLEMKERQNVTSNDTVNLKNSRSKNKKKCC; translated from the exons ATGGCGCGCGAGTTTGATCATCTTTTTAAACTGCTGATTATCGGTGACAGTG GTGTGGGTAAGAGCTGTCTACTCCTGCGGTTCGCCGACAACACGTTTTCGGGTAGCTACATTACGACGATAGGCGTCGATTTCAAAATAAGAACCCTAGAACTTAACGGAGAGCGAGTGAAGCTGCAGATATGGGACACAGCAGGGCAGGAGCGGTTCAGAACGATAACCAGCACGTATTATCGAGGCACTCACGGCGTCATCGTCGTGTACGATGTCACCAATGGAGAGTCCTTCGCGAACGTCAAGCGGTGGCTGCATGAGATTGAACAGAATTGTGATGTAGTGAACAAAGTCTTAG TTGGAAACAAGAATGATTGTCCGTCACGGAAAGTGGTGGTGACGGAGGACGCTCAGAGGTTCGCCAGCCAGATGAACATACCCCTGTTCGAGACTAGTGCAAAAGAGAATATCAATGTGGAGGAGATGTTTCTCACTATCACAAAAATG GTACTAAGATCAAAGCTCGAAATGAAGGAGAGACAAAACGTCACATCAAACGACACAGTCAACCTGAAGAATAGCCGCAGCAAAAACAAGAAGAAGTGTTGCTAG